In Thiohalophilus sp., the sequence GCAGCGCATCGGCAGCCAGAAATTGCACGCTGCCCCCGGCATATTCGAGGCGATTGCGCGCCGCCGTGGCGTCGGGCAGCAGGGCGCGGACACGCTCGAACAGGGGCGCGCAGGCCGCCGGTCTGGGGGCGCAGACCCCGATGCGATAACCGCGCCGCTGTTGCAACAGCCGGGCGGCGGCGATGCCCAGCGCCGCCGATTTGCCCCGGCCCCGGTCGGCGGTGATCACCAGAGGGCGGGCAGGCGTCTGGTCGGCCAGCTCGAGCAGGGCCGCCACGGTCGCCTGCTGATCGCGACTGCGACAGGGAGAGACTGCGGGGCGGGTTGCGCTGGCGGGGTAGGCATGCGCGCTCGGGCGCAGCCGGTCCGGTTCCTCGAGCAACAGCGGGGCCGGGTCCTGCCGGATGTGGCGAATCAGGTGGCGAATAAAACGCGAGTCGGCACAGGTATAGGGATTGGCCGCCGTTTGTCCGGGCCAGTCGGGCAGCGGCGGCACCTGCATCAACAACAGGCCACCGCCCACCAGCGTCCCGCTGATGGCGCCGAAGGCATCGGCAGAGAAACCGGCATGGGCGTCCAGGATCACCAGCTGGCGTTCCTGGCCAAGCAGTTGCACGGCGTGGCGCGGGGCCAGTTGTTGTGGCTGACCGGGGGATTCGCCGAGCCACAGGCGCTGTTCGACCGGCGTTTGCGACCAGAGGCGGTCGGCCAGCGGCCGGCTCCAGGCGGGGTTGCCGGCGGCGATGACCAGCGCCCGCTGGTTGGCGGCCCGGGCCTGTTGTTGCAGGGCCGCGACGGCGGCGAATGGCCTGGTGTGGGTTGTGTCGGCGGTCCGGGGCATGGCCTTGTCGCAATCGGGGAATGGGCTCGATCCTACACGACTGCGGGACATTTGCGGTCCGGGTTCGGGGCTGGAGGGGCTCACACTGTGGGCCAATCGGGGTTGAAATATAAGAAAGCACTAATATACTATCCCGACACGTGATAAACCGGAGAGACGCATGCACTGGAATATCAAGGAAATCGATGCCCCTGAACTGGCCCGATGGTACGACAGCAAGGCCGAAGGGTTTCGCATTATCGATGTGCGTGAAATGAATGAAATCCGCGGCGGTACCCTCCCGGGCGCCGATCCGATGCCCATGGCGACCGTCCCGGTGCGGCTCAACGAGCTGCAAAAAGACCAGGAGCTGGTGGTCGTCTGTCGCAGCGGGGCCCGCTCGGCCCAGGTCTGCATGTACCTGCAGCAGCAAGGCTTCGACCGGGTTTACAACCTGCGCGGGGGGATGATCGCCTGGGCCTCCAGCGGTCAGCAGGTGGCCCTGCCGCGGGCTGTCTGACCCGTTCGCTCTCCCCCTCCTTTCCACGCCCGGCGCTGGCCGGGTGTGGAATACCCTTCCTCCGGATTCTCCCTGTTGCCCGCCTTGCGGGGAAATTATTCAAGTAATATCAGGGATCTGCCGTTATTGTCTCAACACTGGCGATAACGGTAACGATAATAACTGTGACACTCAGCCCTCTTCGAAACCGGTTCCCGAAATTGCATAAAACGCTGGCCGTGCAGGGCTGGCTGGTACCGCTGTTGCTGATTGCCGTGCTGGTGGTTGTCAGCCGCTACAATTTTTTGCTCTTTCATACCCTGGCCGAACTGTTCGCCATCATGGTGGCCATCGTGCTGGCGATGGTCGCCTGGTACACCTACGGATTTTCGCGCAACCATTTTCTGATGTATCTGGGCACCGGCTATCTGTGGATCGGGGTGCTGGATCTGATGCATACCCTGAGCTTTACGGGAATGGGGGTGCTGGCGCTGGATGGCGGCAATGCCAGCATCCAGTTCTGGATTGTGACCCGCTATCTGGAAGCGACCCTGCTGCTGAGCGCGCCGCTGTTTTTCCGTTACCGGATACCGAAACGGGCACTGCTGCTGGTATTTGGTGGTGGTTCGATCGTGGTGATCTATCTGGTGTTGCAGGAACACTTTCCGGCCATGTTTGTGGAAGGGGTCGGGCTGACCCGGGCCAAAATTGTCAGTGAGTATCTGATTGTCGGGTTACTGTTTGCCGCGATTGGGGTATTAACGCATTACCGCCGGCTGTTGGACAGGCATATCTACCGGCTTATGGTTGCCTCGATTGTTTGCACGGTGGCGGCCGAGCTGAGCTTTACACTCTATATAGATCTTTTCAGTTTACCGATTGTTATCGGACATATTTTCAAGTTTCTCTCTTACTGGCTTATTTTTCTGGCCGTGGTACGCACCAGCCTGAGTGAGCCTTATCAGATATTGACCCGCGCCTCGAGTACCTACGATGCCGTGCCCGATCCTGCCATTGTAGTCGATAACAATGGGCGGATTATCCAGGTGAATAAAGCCGCGGAGAAGGCGGCCGGCCTGCCGCGGCAGGAAATGCTGGAACAGGACTGCCATGACGTTTTTCATCCGCGCAGAATGCAAAAAGACGAATGTGTCGTCTGCCATAACATTGATACCGGGACGCCACTGGAAAATTTCGAGATTTATTATCCCGAAAGCGGCGAGTACCGGGAAGTCACCCTGACGCCGTTCGACTATCAGACAGAAACCCGGGCGATGGTACATGTCATGCACGACATTACCCGCAAAAAACAGGCCGAAGCCGAACTGATTCACAGCGCCTATTACGATCCCCTGACGGATTTTCCCAATCGGATGCTGGCGATTGATCGCCTTGAGCAGGCAATCAATCACTCCCGGCGCTTTAATATGCATACTGCAGTGTTGTTTGTGGATCTGGATAACTTCAAGGATATCAATGATACCCTGGGGCATAAGTTTGGCGATCGGGTGCTGATTCGAATGGCACACAATCTTGAAAGTTGCGTGCGAAAAAGTGACACCGTGGCCCGCTGGGGCGGCGATGAATTCCTGATTATTATTCCGGGCCTGGTACAGCTCACGGATGTGGAGCGAACCGTTAGCAAGATATTCAACCGTCTCACCAAACCTGTGTATATCGAGGATCGCGAGTTTCTGATTACCGCCAGTATCGGTATTGCCGGTTATCCGGATGATGGGGCTAACGTGGATACCATGTTGAGTAATGCCGATGCGGCGATGTACCTGGCCAAGCAGACTGGCAAGAATACCTACCGGTTCTATACCGAGGGTATGAATGAACGGGCTGCCGAACGGCTGGCCATGGAATACCGCTTGCGGCGGGCGTTGTCCAGTGACGAGCTATATATGGTTTACCAGCCGAAAGTGGACATCGAAAACGGCTATATTATCGGTGCCGAGGCCCTGATGCGCTGGGAAAGTCCGGAAATGGGGCCCATCTCGCCGGCCCAGTTTATCCCGCTGGCGGAAGAGAGCGGTCAGATTGTGGAGATCGGTGACTGGGCGATCCATCAGGTGTGTCGCGATTTACGCACCATGTCCGAACACGGTTTTGGGGATGCCAGAGTGGCGATCAATATTTCCTCGCGTCAGATTCGTAATCAGGACTTTGCCCGGCATCTGAGGGATATATTGCGTGAACATAAGGTTGAACCGTCCCGGTTGAAGATCGAAATCACCGAATCGCTGTTACTGGAAGAGGATAGTCATACGGTCGAGGTGCTGGGTGAGTTGCGTCAAATGGGGATATCTCTGTCGCTGGATGATTTTGGCACCGGTTACTCCTCATTGAGCTATTTGAAGCGTTTCCCCTTTACCGAGATCAAGATCGATCGCAGCTTTATTCGCGATGTGGAAACCGATGACGGTGACAAGCAATTATGCCAGGCGATCATTGCCATGGCCGAGAGTCTCAAGCTGAAAGTGGTCGGCGAGGGAGTCGAGCATCCCGGTCAGCTCGAGTTCCTGCGTACCTACGGCGCGCACAGCGTACAGGGCTTCTTATTCAGCAAACCGATACGCATTGAGGCGTTTATTACCCTGATAGAAAGGGGGCCATTCCCGCTATCGGCATAACGGTCTGTCATGTTATCGCGTCACTCTCTATAATAGTTGTCTCGTGATTTGACAACGTTAACCGATTCTGGCGGTTTCAATGAGTGATTCGGACTATACCTTCGAGCAGGCCCGCAAGGAAAACGACGAGCGACTGCTCGGGCAGCTGGATACCTTGCGCAATGGGGCGGACATGCAGGTGCTGGAGCCTTTTGCCCGCGCCTACCTTGGCATGTTTTACGAGATAGAGGATGCCATTGCGCCGGCGGACAAGGTTGCCATGCTTGCCAATCAGCAAGTCAGCGAGGCCGTATTATCCGGCTTTGTTGCCGCGCTTGAGCGCGATGATATCCTCACGCCCTATGAGATTGGTGCTCAGCTGGCTAAACACGAAAGCTCGCCCGCCGGTTATGTGCTGCTGGCCGGCCTCGACAGGTTGATGCAAACCGAGCCTGACAAGGTGGAGCAACTTCCGCAAACGGTCCTGCAGTCGGCGATCTGTTTTCATTTTGCCAATCAAACCGATCACCAGGATGAATGGTTTGATGCTCTGCTCACCGATGCTTCTATTTCGGCCCCCGCGCTTAACGGTTTCTGGCAGGGGCTGATCAACAATGATGCCCAGATGTTGCCAGGACTGCGCATCATTATCGCCGATTCAAAATATGCCGACCTGAACCGGGAAGTGCTGTTGCCGGTACTGATTCACTGGAAGAACTGCAAGCTGAAGACCTTCAGGGAACTGGTGTTCGCGGCCCTGCGGTATGTGGACCACGATGAGTTTTTGCAGGCGGCCCGTGATCTGCTCAATGATGAGAATGGCATCAAGGATGAAAGCCGGCGTCTCTACTGGCTGGCCATTGCATTTTTACTTTCCCCGGAAGAGTTCGCGCAGCACATGGCCAATTTTATTGGCCGCGAAAAACAGAAGGTTCTGCCCCTGCTCGACTTTATGATGCAGGTCGGCGCCAAGGATGCGGATACCGGTGTTGAATTCACCCCGATGATGGACGCCCAGTTACTGCGTATCATTGCGCCCATCTTCCCCCCGCAGGAACACTCCTACGGTCACATGGGCGGTATCGATGTCAACTCACGCAATGTCATGCGACTGTTCCACAAGCTGGCGACCACATCACATCCCGAGGCACCGGAGGCGCTCAAGTGGCTTGCCAATGTCCGGGTGATGAAAATTTACAAACCGGTGATCAAGCACGCCGAAAGACTGCAGAAAAAAATTCAGGCTGAAAACATTACCCCGCCGGATTTTACGACCTATCTGGATGGGCTGGCGAAAAACGACGAACTCGTCCAGCGCCGCAACCGCTTCGACCTTAAATAGCTCTTCTTGCTTCCACTGGAAAATAACGCGGAGGTCGCAAAGGCGCGGAGAACGCAAAGAATAGAATTCATAAAACCGTCAGCCGTTATTATTATAAACTGGTAGTAAAGCAACGGCGATAAAAAGTTTGTTAACAATATGTACTTTGCGTCCTTTGCGCCTCCGCGTTCTTTGCGTTATTTACTGTATATTAAATAAGAGGAAGATTTACCTCTGCCGTCTGTCCCGGTAAGATTGCGCGTTTTGGTGTGTTGCTTCAGGTAAATCAGTTGATGTTTGAAATGAATCGATATGTTCTGGGGTTGTGTCTCGGGCTGGCGGCGATATCGGCCGGGGCGCATGATGAGCCACAGATCGAAAAGGAACTGTGGTGGAGCGAGGCCTGGTGGAACGAGGGCGTGATCGAGGCGCCGCGCAATTACGAGGTTGTGGTCGAAGAGCACAACTACGAAAGCGACGGGGTCACCATCCCCGCCATGCTGGCGCGACCGAAACAGGCCGGCAAGTTTCCGGCGGTGTTGTTCCAGCACGGTCGGCGCGGGCTGGATGATCTGATCCGGCGTCACGTCAGGCGCCTGGCGGCCCGGGGTTTTGTGGTGCTGGCGCCGGATATTTATCAGGCCCATTTCATCGGCACCCACCCGATCGAACACGATTATGCGCTGGAGAAGGACGTCAATCGGGGTGTCGACGCCCTGCTGTCGCGCCAGGACATCAGCAGTGACCGGATCTGTCTTTATTCCCATACCCGGGGCGGGTATTACACCCTGAAGGTGGCCACCACGTTCGGGCGTCAGAAGTCGGACGTGGCCTGTTATGTTTCCTATTATCCGCATCTGCAGGATCCCAATGCCCCGGAGCCGCTGCAGGTCTACGGGTTTGCCGGGGAAGTCGAGCAGTTGGAAATCCCCGTGCTGGTCTTTATCGGCGAGCAGGAGCAGTACCAGCGCCGGCGGGTCATCGAAAGCAGCATTGAATCCCTGCAAAAAGACGGCAAGCCCGCGCATTTGATCGTCTATCCCGGTGTCGGCCGGGGTTTCGACTTTCGTCCGGAAAGTGTGCGGACCTTTGCCGACGAACTCGCCTCGAAGGACGCCATCCAGCGTGCGGCCGATTTCATGCGCCGGCACCTGAGGGCGGACTAGCCGCCCCAGGGGCGGTTTGCGGTCGTTCCCCGGTTCCACAGCCGGCAGAGGGATCACCGACGACACCGAACAGGCACCGAAAACACCAAAAAGAATATGCTGACGGTCAGTAAGACAGGTTCCCGCTTCGCTGCCTTCAGTGACTCTCGGTGTCTTCGGTGGTCTACTGTTCTGTCCCTCGGGCAGCATCCTGGTGGGAGGAGGCGACGGATCAGGCCGATGAGGTGAACATTTTTTGCTCCGGTTGCGTTAGAATTGGCAGCTATGAATATGAAATACAAAACTGACGATCTGCGGATTACCGCGCTCAAGGAGGTCATTCCGCCGGTGCAGCTGCATGGCGACTGTCCGATGACCGATACCGCCTCGAAGCTCATCTTCGAGACCCGCACCGCGATCCATAATATTCTGCGCGGTCGCGACGATCGTATTCTGGTGATCATCGGACCCTGCTCGGTGCATGATCCGGAGGCTGCGGTCGAATATGCCGGGCGCCTGAAGGCGATGCGCGAGGAGCTGGGCGAGGATTTGCTGATTGTCATGCGGGTCTATTTCGAGAAGCCGCGCACCACCGTCGGCTGGAAAGGGCTGATCAACGACCCGGATCTGGATGAGAGTTTCAACATTAATAAGGGACTGCACCTGGCACGCACGCTGTTGCTGGATGTGAACAACCTGGGCGTGCCGGCCGGTACCGAATTCCTGGATTTGATTACCCCGCAGTATATCGCCGACCTGGTCAGCTGGGGCGCGATCGGGGCGCGCACGACCGAAAGCCAGGTACACCGTGAACTGGCCTCCGGACTTTCCTCGCCGGTCGGCTTCAAAAACGGCACGGATGGGACGCTCAAGATCGCCATCGATGCGATTCGCGCCGCCAGCCAGCCACACAATTTCCTGTCACTGACCAAGGCGGGCCATTCGGCCATTTTCGCCACCACCGGCAATGAAGACTGTCATATCATTCTGCGCGGCGGCAAACAGCCCAATTACGATACCGCCAGCATCGACGCCGCCTGCCAGGAACTGCGTGAAGCCGGGCTGGAAGAGAAGGTCATGATCGACTTCAGCCACGCCAACAGCCAGAAGCAGCATATGCGGCAACTGGATGTGGGTCGCGATGTCGCCGGGCAAATTGCCGCCGGCGATCAGCGTATTATGGGCGCGATGATCGAAAGCCATCTGATTGGCGGGCGCCAGGATGTCGAGGATGACAAATCACTGGTTTATGGGCAGAGCATCACCGACGCCTGTATCGGCTGGGAGGAGAGCGAGGAACTGCTCAGAGAACTGGCCAGCGCGGTGCGCCAGCGGCGCAAGCATAAAGCAGCCTGAAAACCCGGTACTCAGTACTCAGTACTGAGTACTCTGTTTTCCAGCCATTTGAGTAATTTATTGAACGGCAGGGCGTCGGCATAGTAACTGCCCTGCGCCTGATCGCAGCCGAGTTCGCGCAGCATAGCGGCAATTTCCCGGCTTTCGACCCCTTCACCGACTACCGTCAGCCCCAGGTCGTGAGACAGATCGATGATGGCGCGCACCATCGATGAATCATTCGGTTGTCTGTCCATGGACTTGATAAAACTCTTGTCAATTTTGACTTCGCTGATCGGCAGTCGCTTGAGATAAGCCATCGATGAATAACCGGTTCCAAAATCATCGATCGAGAAACGAATACCGAGATCATGCAGCTGCTGCAGTGTATGCAGGGCGCGTTTATGGTTGACCATCATGGCCGTTTCGGTGATCTCGAGCATGATCCGGGAGGGATCAACCCGATACAGTTCGAGCAGCCGGCGTAAATGGTCGACGATATCGAGGTCCTGCAGGTTCCAGACCGACAGGTTGATTGCCATTTTCAGATCGATCCCCTGTTCCTGTAGCAGACAACTTGTTTTAAGTGCCTCTTCCATTACCCACCAGGTAAGTGGGTTGATCAGGCCGGTATTTTCGGCAATATGAATAAACCGGCTGGTGGCGATATAGCCATGATCGGGATGTTCCCAGCGGGCCAGCGCTTCCAGGCTGACAGGCTGTTCATGTTTGAGATCCACCTTGGGCTGAAAATAAAGTTGAATATTCCGGTTTTCCAGATCGGTGCGCAGGTCGTTAACCAGTTTGAGCTGTTCCAGTGTACTGGTATTGTGCGTTTCATCATAAAACGCAATGCCGGTACCGATACGCTTGGCCGCGTACATGGCCATTTCTCCGTGGCGAATCAGGTTGATCGCGTTCAGGGCATGTTCGGGGTAAAACGCTACGCCAATACTGGCACCCACGTAAAACTCGTGTCCCTCGAGTAAAAAGCCTTCGCTCAGGCTTTCCTGAATACGCGTGGTTGTGGCCAGTACGGCCTGTTGGGATACGCCGTCCAGCAGCAGGGCGAACTCATCACTGACGATGCGCGCCAGGATATCATCAGATCGGATGGCGTCGCGCAGCCGATCGGCGAACTGGCAAAGCAACGTATCACCGGCATAATGGCCAAGCGTGTCATTGATTTCCTTGAGGCGGTTTATGTCAATAATGACCAGCGCGATACATTCGCCTTCCGGCAGATTTCTTTTCAGGCGTTGCTCGGTCTGCTCTACCAGAAAAGTCCGGTTTGGCAAACCGGTCAGGCCGTCGTGCAGGGTCTGGTGTTTCAGCTCCTGACGCTGGCGCTCAAGTCGCTGGTAAAGCGAGGTCAGGATCGTCGCACCCCATAAGGCGAGCAACAGCAAAATAAGACTGGCAATGGCCAGTGGCAGACCCGAGCTTTTCAGGAAATCGGTGAAACCGCTTTTTTCGGTTCGGCGTAACAGGTAAAGGGAGAGCGCACTATCCGGTACAGTCTGCCCGGACCAGAGCAGGTAGTGTTTACCGGCATCGATATGGCCTTCACTGACGCTACTGCCAAGAATATGCCGAAGCGTTTGAGTATCGATACTTTGTTCGGCAGATATGAACAGGACATTTTGCCGTGCGTCGGTCACCAGCAGATTATAGTCAGACATTTGCTGATGCGGACGGGCTCGCTCAAGTAAGGAACGAACCTCGGCAGGTTCCCGGCCGCTGAGCATAGCCGCCAGTTGTCGGGCATTGGCGGAAGTGGAGTGTTCGAATTCGTCCAGCTGGGCAGCGCGGGTAGCCTGATAGGTGATATAGCCGAACAGGGTGATACCGAACAGCGAAGCGCTGATGAATCCGAGGAAAAGTTTGCGGCCGAGACTCATAATGAGTTATCCGGGTCCTTCCTTGTGCTGGTATTGGCCAGGATGCAGAGTGAACAGGCGGCGAAAGCGTCGCGGCAAGATCGGGCAGCCCGAACTGGCCGGGCAACGAATCAATAATAACATTATTAAAAGCCTGTGCGATGCTGTTAAGGGTGAACCTTCTCTCATTTACTGTCATCCCTGTCGCCCGCTTCCTCCCGGATTGAGCGGGGCTTATTTTATCGCTCATACCTAACCGCTGTGCTCGGTCATTCGGCTTGTCCGGCAAAAAGGGAGTGAACGGGGGACGTTTGTCACATTGCAGGGTATCTTGCAGGGGAAGCGGGTCATCGTTGGCACGGGCAGTGCAAATCTGCTATATACATATAAAATAATTGATTGAATCTATCAGGCAAGCGATTGTCTGGATATAACAGCAAATGATTGCTGGGATATAAGAAAAACAGTTCGGGTTAATTAGCGTTTGGGGGTTGGGTAACCGTGCGTATCGCGCTGGTGGAAGATGATTCGGCTATGGCAGAGCTGCTTTCCCTGTGGCTGGAAGAGGCCGGGCATGAGTGCGTCAGCTATCAGGAAGGGCAGGATTTTCTCCGTCAGGCCACAAATGAGAGCTTCGATGTGGTGCTGCTGGACTGGTTCTTGCCAAAACTGTCCGGTGAAGAGGTGCTTGCGCGCCTGAAACGGCAGTCCGAATGGGATACGCCGATCGTTTTCGTAACCGCCCGGGATTCCGAAGAGGATATGGTCAGAATGCTTAACCAGGGCGCCGATGACTACCTGGTCAAGCCGATTCACCAGCCGGTGTTACTGGCCCGCATCAATGCCGTCACGCGCCGCTCGCACCGGGCGAACCCGCAGGATGTGCTGACCCTCAATGAATTTAAAATCGACCAGGAGTCGCGCCTGATTACCCGCCACGGCGAGCCGGTGAAACTGACGGAAAAGGAGTTCAATCTGGTGACCCTGATTTTCCATAATGTCGGGCGCCTGCTGTCGCGCGATCACATCCTCTCCTCCGTCTGGGGATATGACGCCAGTCTCAATACCCGCACCGTGGATACCCACATGAGCCGGATTCGCAAAAAACTCGAGCTGTTCCCCGAGCAGGGCTGGCGGCTGAGTTCTATCTACCACCAGGGCTACCGGCTGGAGCAGATCCCGCCCGAAGAACAGGGCTCCGCCGCCGGCTGAGGGGGACCGCTCGCCCGGCGCCGGTGGTGCCATCCGTGCGCTATTTTTTCGTGTTTTCAATGACTTCGGTGGTTTTCCTGCGCGCCGCGCCGGGGCGGTTTTTTTTAGCCGTGGTGAAATCCCGTCGGGAGAGCGAAATATCTTGCCTGTTTTTCGTCCAGTTCCCGTATAATGCGCCCCTTTTGCCGACCCCGTTGGAGAACTTTTGTGATCGAGAATCTGCGCAACATCGCCATTATTGCCCACGTTGACCATGGTAAGACCACCCTGGTGGACAAGCTGCTGGCCCAGTCCGGAACGCTGGAGAGCCGGGGGGAGGTGCAGGAGCGGATCATGGACTCCAACGATCTGGAAAAAGAGCGCGGCATCACCATCCTGGCCAAGAACACCGCGATCAAGTGGGGGGATTATCGGATCAATATCGTCGACACCCCCGGCCATGCCGATTTCGGCGGCGAGGTGGAACGGGTACTGTCGATGGTCGACTCGGTGCTGCTGCTGGTGGACGCGGTGGACGGGCCCATGCCCCAGACCCGCTTCGTCACCGAGAAGGCCCTGGCCCGCGGTCTCAAGCCGATCGTGGTCATTAACAAGATTGACCGCCCCGGCGCGCGTCCCGACTGGGTGCTGGATCAGACTTTCGATCTGTTTGACCGCCTGGGCGCCTCGGATGAGCAGCTCGATTTCCCGGTGGTCTACGCCTCGGCCCTGAACGGCTACGCCGGCCTGGAGTCCGATGTGCGCGACGGTGATATGACCCCGTTGTTCCAGGCAATCGTCGATCGGGTCAATTATCCCGACGTGGACCCCGATGCTCCGCTGCAGATGCAGATCAGCCAGCTCGACTACAACAGTTATGTCGGGGTCATCGGCATCGGCCGCATCACCCGCGGCAAGCTGCGCACCAACACCAATGTGGTGATTGTGGATCGTCACGGCAAACGGCGTAATGGCCGGGTCCAGCAGGTGCTGGGCTTTCTGGGTCTGGAGCGCCTGGAAGTGCCGGAGGCGGAGGCCGGTGACATTGTCGCCATCACCGGGATCGACGGCATGAATATCTCCGACACCTTGTGCGACCCGGCCAAGGTCGAGGCCCTGCCGGCCCTGCTGGTGGACGAGCCGACCGTGAGCGTCATGTTCGTGGTCAACAACTCGCCCTTCGCGGGGCAGGACGGCAAGTTCGTCACCTCGCGTCAGATCCAGGAGCGCCTGGAGCGGGAGTTGATTCACAATGTCGCCCTGCGCGTCGAGCCGACCGGGGATCCGGACAAGTTCCGGGTCTCCGGGCGCGGCGAACTGCATCTGTCGATCCTGATCGAGAACATGCGCCGCGAAGGCTACGAGCTGGGCGTTTCCCGCCCCGAGGTCATATACCGCGAGGTGGACGGCCAGCGGCACGAACCTTACGAGCAGCTGACCGTGGATGTGGAAGAACAGCATCAGGGCGGGGTAATGGAAAAACTCGGCCAGCGTGGCGCCGAGCTGACCAACATGGCGCCCGACGGCAAGGGTCGGGTGCGGCTCGACTTTATTATTCCCTCGCGCGGGCTGATCGGTTTTCGTACCGAGTTTCTCACCGCCACCCAAGGTACCGGCCTGCTTTACAGTGTGTTCGATCACTATGGGCCGTTACGCACAGGCGATTTCGGCCAGCGCAACAACGGCGTGCTGATCGCCAATGCCAACGGCAAGGCGCTCGCCTATGCCCTGTATAACCTGCAGGAGCGTGGACGGATGTTCATCGGCCACGGTACCGATGTGTATGAAGGCATGATCATCGGCATCCACTCGCGTGACAACGATCTGGTGGTCAACCCGCTCAAGGCCAAGCAGCTCACCAACGTGCGTGCCGCCGGGACGGACGAGAATATTGTGCTGACCCCGCCGATCAAGCTCACCCTGGAACAGGCGCTGGAGTTCATCGATGACGATGAGCTGGTGGAAGTCACCCCGAACCATATTCGCCTGCGCAAGAAATTCCTCAAGGAGCACGAACGCAAAAAGGCGGCGCGCGCCAGCTAAATTAAGTGATCCGGATGTATCTGCACATGCGGTGTAATCCAGGCGTCATGCTGGTCCGCTGTCATCCGGCTGTCATCCGGGCAATCTAGAATTAGCGTGAGATTTTGCACGCCCCGTCCCGGGCGTGATTCACCTGACTAGATTGCTGATGCCTGTTTCCGCCACCTCAACCGATTCTAGTGCCTCCAGACCGGAGCACGCCCTGCTGAAGGAGTTTGTCGGGATTGTCGAGCAATCCCGTTTTGCCTCGTTGTATCAGCCAATAATAGATCTGGAGCAACAACGCATTATCGGTTATGAAGGGTTGATCCGGGGGCCCTCGGCCAGTGTCTTTCACAATCCACAGTCGCTGTTTGAATTCGCCAGCCAATGGGGACATTTGAGCGAGCTGGATCTGGGCTGCCGGCAGTTCATTATCGAACAGTTCCATCGACTGACACTCAAGGGCAAGCTGTTTATCAACTGTGCACCTGCAGTGTTACTCGATGCGGACCATCCCCACGGCAAGACGCTGGCTACCCTGCGGCGACTGGGTATCAGCCCCGAGTCGGTAGTCATCGAGCTGACCGAACAACATCCGCTGGATAATTACGAACTATTGCGTGAAGCGCTGCATTACTACCGGTCCATGGGATTTGAAATTGCGATAGACGATCTCGGCGCAGGTTATGCGGGTCTGCGCATGTGGTCCGAATTACGTCCTGATTACGTCAAGATTGATCGCCACTTTATCCAGGGGATTAATGAGGATCCGGTCAAAAAAGAATTTGTTCGCTCGATACTGGATAT encodes:
- a CDS encoding rhodanese-like domain-containing protein, with product MHWNIKEIDAPELARWYDSKAEGFRIIDVREMNEIRGGTLPGADPMPMATVPVRLNELQKDQELVVVCRSGARSAQVCMYLQQQGFDRVYNLRGGMIAWASSGQQVALPRAV
- a CDS encoding putative bifunctional diguanylate cyclase/phosphodiesterase, with the protein product MHKTLAVQGWLVPLLLIAVLVVVSRYNFLLFHTLAELFAIMVAIVLAMVAWYTYGFSRNHFLMYLGTGYLWIGVLDLMHTLSFTGMGVLALDGGNASIQFWIVTRYLEATLLLSAPLFFRYRIPKRALLLVFGGGSIVVIYLVLQEHFPAMFVEGVGLTRAKIVSEYLIVGLLFAAIGVLTHYRRLLDRHIYRLMVASIVCTVAAELSFTLYIDLFSLPIVIGHIFKFLSYWLIFLAVVRTSLSEPYQILTRASSTYDAVPDPAIVVDNNGRIIQVNKAAEKAAGLPRQEMLEQDCHDVFHPRRMQKDECVVCHNIDTGTPLENFEIYYPESGEYREVTLTPFDYQTETRAMVHVMHDITRKKQAEAELIHSAYYDPLTDFPNRMLAIDRLEQAINHSRRFNMHTAVLFVDLDNFKDINDTLGHKFGDRVLIRMAHNLESCVRKSDTVARWGGDEFLIIIPGLVQLTDVERTVSKIFNRLTKPVYIEDREFLITASIGIAGYPDDGANVDTMLSNADAAMYLAKQTGKNTYRFYTEGMNERAAERLAMEYRLRRALSSDELYMVYQPKVDIENGYIIGAEALMRWESPEMGPISPAQFIPLAEESGQIVEIGDWAIHQVCRDLRTMSEHGFGDARVAINISSRQIRNQDFARHLRDILREHKVEPSRLKIEITESLLLEEDSHTVEVLGELRQMGISLSLDDFGTGYSSLSYLKRFPFTEIKIDRSFIRDVETDDGDKQLCQAIIAMAESLKLKVVGEGVEHPGQLEFLRTYGAHSVQGFLFSKPIRIEAFITLIERGPFPLSA
- a CDS encoding dienelactone hydrolase family protein, with translation MFEMNRYVLGLCLGLAAISAGAHDEPQIEKELWWSEAWWNEGVIEAPRNYEVVVEEHNYESDGVTIPAMLARPKQAGKFPAVLFQHGRRGLDDLIRRHVRRLAARGFVVLAPDIYQAHFIGTHPIEHDYALEKDVNRGVDALLSRQDISSDRICLYSHTRGGYYTLKVATTFGRQKSDVACYVSYYPHLQDPNAPEPLQVYGFAGEVEQLEIPVLVFIGEQEQYQRRRVIESSIESLQKDGKPAHLIVYPGVGRGFDFRPESVRTFADELASKDAIQRAADFMRRHLRAD
- the aroG gene encoding 3-deoxy-7-phosphoheptulonate synthase AroG, which codes for MKYKTDDLRITALKEVIPPVQLHGDCPMTDTASKLIFETRTAIHNILRGRDDRILVIIGPCSVHDPEAAVEYAGRLKAMREELGEDLLIVMRVYFEKPRTTVGWKGLINDPDLDESFNINKGLHLARTLLLDVNNLGVPAGTEFLDLITPQYIADLVSWGAIGARTTESQVHRELASGLSSPVGFKNGTDGTLKIAIDAIRAASQPHNFLSLTKAGHSAIFATTGNEDCHIILRGGKQPNYDTASIDAACQELREAGLEEKVMIDFSHANSQKQHMRQLDVGRDVAGQIAAGDQRIMGAMIESHLIGGRQDVEDDKSLVYGQSITDACIGWEESEELLRELASAVRQRRKHKAA
- a CDS encoding putative bifunctional diguanylate cyclase/phosphodiesterase, whose amino-acid sequence is MSLGRKLFLGFISASLFGITLFGYITYQATRAAQLDEFEHSTSANARQLAAMLSGREPAEVRSLLERARPHQQMSDYNLLVTDARQNVLFISAEQSIDTQTLRHILGSSVSEGHIDAGKHYLLWSGQTVPDSALSLYLLRRTEKSGFTDFLKSSGLPLAIASLILLLLALWGATILTSLYQRLERQRQELKHQTLHDGLTGLPNRTFLVEQTEQRLKRNLPEGECIALVIIDINRLKEINDTLGHYAGDTLLCQFADRLRDAIRSDDILARIVSDEFALLLDGVSQQAVLATTTRIQESLSEGFLLEGHEFYVGASIGVAFYPEHALNAINLIRHGEMAMYAAKRIGTGIAFYDETHNTSTLEQLKLVNDLRTDLENRNIQLYFQPKVDLKHEQPVSLEALARWEHPDHGYIATSRFIHIAENTGLINPLTWWVMEEALKTSCLLQEQGIDLKMAINLSVWNLQDLDIVDHLRRLLELYRVDPSRIMLEITETAMMVNHKRALHTLQQLHDLGIRFSIDDFGTGYSSMAYLKRLPISEVKIDKSFIKSMDRQPNDSSMVRAIIDLSHDLGLTVVGEGVESREIAAMLRELGCDQAQGSYYADALPFNKLLKWLENRVLSTEY